The window GGCGGGGAAAGCCACGCGGTGCTCGGGCGGCGCCGGCGATGGatcccgcccgccccgtccccaCGTGCGATCGCGGCAGCGCCGGGATTTTTTAAAGGTCGCCGCGCCGTGGGGTTTCCTCCCGGCCGCCGCGGGAAGGGGCGCAGcgctctccttcctccttccaccGGGTCGCGCCGGCTCCGGTCACGCACGTGCTGCTCTCCGTTAACGCCGtggcgggggagcggggcagccCATCCACCCGCGCCACCGGGCAGAGCTGTCCCCGAGGGCGGGCTGAGCCCTACCGGGGAGGCGTGAGCGTCCCGCGCCGCgccggccgcctcccgccgccgctcatTCATCCCCCGGCGCGGGGGTTAGACGGTCCTCCGGTAACCCGGCCTTCACCGAGGAAATACCTTCCAAACGGCGGCTTTGAAGTTGGGTCTTTTTTGCTTGTTACCGTCCTTTCCGAacgtggttgttttttgtttgtttttttttttttttgttatgttggCGCGTTCCCGTTTGTGCTATTTCTATTGATATTCTGTCCGATCTGAATTATTTAGCGTTCCTTCAAATGTGTTTGGTTTTAGGAGATACGGCTTGCAACTTTTCAGTTAAATTGTTATTAATCTCTCGTGATTGACTTATCGTTTAAGTCGACTCGTAAAACTGTGGAGGGGAGCGTGAGCTGCGATTTGTAGGGCATGAACTCGCTTTGAGGGCTGTTTTGTCAAACTTTTCTGCACTTCTGCCATAAAACACCCTGGAAGTAGCTGAAGCTTTAAGGCCTGGGAACACTTAGGACATTTAATAGAAATACCTGCGTGCTTCTAAAGTAGATGATTAGAAAAAGGTCTTAAGCGAAAACCCCGGGTGATTTGTCAGAATGAAGGGTTTTTGATGCATTTtcgtttgtttttcagaaaaagagcAACAGGAAGCAATTGAACACATTGATGAAGTACAGAATGAAATAGACAGGTAAAGGAACTTGAAATGTtttagcagaaattaaaatgtaactttCAAAAATCAATAGATCTGTTAAAGTAAGCACTCAGGAGTAGTTCTTGCTCCCTTTAAACTCCACCAAGATATACTTGTGTTCTGACTTGATTAGATGTAAGAAGTATTTGTGTATGATAAAAACCCCTGAAGTCGTATGCTGGTTTCTTGCTTAATTgtgtaaaattaaaaaagtagaaacttgagtttaaaattttaaatcaattCTGGTGGTTTTGATAATAGAAATTTATTTCGTATTGGTTTTTCAGGTTAATGCGTTTGCTGTTCTACGAAagtatttttgtgtttgtaaGCAGAACCAGAAACTTGGTTGAAAAGTTAGCttttattatgcattttttttgttatatacTCTCGCGCTTGTAGAACAATACATAGGAAGCATTGCTGAAACATTAAGTTTCGTATGCCAAAATCTCTGTGGGCTCTGTCGGTATTTGCCTGGATCTTTCTGCTGTCCGACAGAGCCTGCAGGTGACTGTTGAGGCTCTGGCCAGTGAAGCTGTTGCAGTATCAGGGCTCTGCCTGTTTACAAAACCAATTAAATGTGATGTCTTCAGATTTTACTTGCGTGGGGCACAAAATTGCTTTGCTGTAGCTTGTTTGCCCGCTCAAAAGTTACAAAGAGCAGGTGATGGCATTATGTGTTACCCGTCTTCAGGTCTtttgcaaacaaaatgttttaagagGTAAAATACTACTTGGCTTTGTATAAATAAGGGACCGTCCCTCCTGTAATGCTGCAAAACATACAATGTGTTAAGAACGTTTCATTTGTTTCATTAAGATCGGTGTGATTGCTTCTGGTAGGGTGTTTGTTAATAGcggctacaggcttggggctcgGTTTTGCGTTAGAAAGCTCAGTTGTTGGATGTGGCAGTCTAGTCTCATCACACCCATTTTGGCGAAGTACTGATGATGCGGCTTTGAGTTTCAGTTCTCTCTCCCGTGGTTAACGTGGCTCTTTCTGTTACAGACTGAATGAACAAGCCAGTGAGGAAATTTTGAAAGTAGAACAGAAATACAACAAACTCCGCCAACCATTCTTCCAGAAGAGGTCAGAATTGATCGCCAAAATCCCAAACTTCTGGGTAACAACATTTGTCAACCACCCACAAGGTACATTCTTAatagccctcttttttttttttctgtaaattcagCGTTTGCTTTCTTATGTGCTTTGCAGCTCTGAGGGTTTTCTAGAATTTTGGTTGGGTATACATTTAAACAGAAGCCTGCTTCATGTGCAAACACTTGTGTTTTGTCCTAGAGTACATTttagaagctttttctttcttgcacttGTTGACCAAAAGAACATCTCATTCACTAAAATCCCCTGGTggttgtatttctgcattttaaatgataagtttcccacttttttttcagttaattggGCCTTTTAagctggggcggggagggggattctagttttttgggttttttttaattggaggtGAGCTCCTTAGGACTCTTGACAATAAAGTGTTTCTACAAAACAAGTTTGTAGACTGCTTAGATTGGGCAAGCTACATGCATGAAAATCTGCTTCAGAGAGAAGGGCAGATGTAAACATTGAACTACAACAAGTGAACACGATGTTTTCTCAGCAAATGCAAATCACACAAAAGCTAATAGTCTTTTGGCTGGTAACTTGAACAAAATGGGCCACAAGAAGTTGGCTTGGAGAGATGCGTTGCTTTTCAAATCTTTCGTACTAtcaatttcctgtatttcacctGCACGATACACGTTTTGTAGCTTTGTTAATGTGGGATTCCTGATTCTGTCTTAGTATCTGCACTGCTgggagaagaagatgaggaagCACTGCATTATTTGACCAGAGTTGAGGTGACAGAATTTGAAGACATCAAATCAGGTTACAGAATAGATTTTGTAAGTACTTTAAATAATCCTTCActtgtgatttttctgtttgtttttttttttttttaatgtaattgcgTATTGGGTTGTAGTTTGTAACATAATCTCTTCAATTATCCATTTAGTACTAAGTTTGACTTGGCACATGTGTTTACGTGATGTGGGTtctaattttttgttttcaactCTGCAGTATTTTGATGAGAATCCATACTTTGAAAATAAAGTTCTCTCCAAAGAGTTTCACCTCAATGAAAGTGGAGACCCATCTTCAAAATCAACTGAGATCAAATGGAAATCTGGGAAGGTATGTATCTGTGTATCTGGGAAAGATGATTGCTGCTCTGTGTGATACTCTTTACTTGAATTAtgttccttttacttttttttttttttctgtttggaattGCTTTGtccaccctcttcttcctctctcaaCCCCCTTGCCACTTCTCTACATAGTTCATGCCCATCTTGCAGGGTTTGGAATACCCCCTTTACGTGGAGATCTATAGTGAATTCTTTTGCCCAGTTGAGCACCACCATGAAAACAGTAAAAGTACAAGTATGACCAGATGGAGAGAGTAACAAGTGCATTGGCTTGTCTGTCTTTGGCGTGGATCTagactgtgttttgttgttttcttaagaTAAATATCGAATGAGGAATTCCGAGGacagcagggtttgggggatcAGATGGGGGGGGTGTCCAGACATTGTATCTTAGCAGAAGTTGCAGCCACACAACAATGTGAGCATATCTTTCATCCAGGCAGTATTGAAACATAATTAATTTGCTGTAGTTTCTGTAAAAGTTTGGAACACTTTCATGTTATCCTGAAGATTTTGAAATGAGTATTTAAAAGTAGAATTGAGGGCTGCAGTTAAGTCGCTGCTTTGTTTTGTCATCCTTGGATTGAGAAgaaaacttcatctttttttttcattgagaacTAGAACTTTTCCTCCTGTACAAGAAGTTACGGTCTAGTACAAACTAGCTGAATGCAATCTTTACAACATACCACAAAATCGATGTGAATTCTGTGGTGTTCTTCATTAAATGGTCTAAATCTATAAATGTTGTGATTCTATCAAGAAAGCAAATACTAGAAGTTTGGAATTACCATGTGATCAGAGAAAGAATGCATTTAAATAGCAGATAGTAATCTTCTTTTTAGACTTAGCAAACAGATCGTTGCAAACTTACTAAACTTCTGGGGTAAGGGGGTATATACAGAACTCATGTATGCTCTTGTGACCATGTGTTTTAGGAGTTTGTgtacttttttcattttgctaCAAAGAATGGCCTGAAGACACCTTAAAGCGGGAAATCTTAGGATAAGAAGTCTAGGCATTTCTTTATCTCAAGTTAAAGACAGGGCTTAGAGGTGTGGAGACTGAGTGTTTCTTAAATTGCGTGTATGTAGCAGTCATAGCATTTAACTACAATTACAGCAATTCCCAGAGTAGCGTTTAGCAATTGTGAGATCTTCTAAGTTCAGTGTATCATTAAACACTTGTCATATTTGTGCTTCCCTGTGACAGGGGAGCATAAATCAAATGCAAGATCCTGTGAATTTTCAGTTTTTTGGTGGAGGTCATTAAAAGAAACGGGtggttttactgttttcttgtgtttgtgaGAAATGGAAGTGACTGAGTGGTGCCTTTTTCTGTGAGTCATTTGCGTTCCAAACATTTCTTAAAGACTTCTCCCTGAAAGAGGGAGTAGTAAGTGACTTCTTGTAGTTGTTTAGACAAGTAAATTTCTAAATGATGCttatttgaaacaaacaaacaaaaaaagccatctAAAGACCACTTACTTAGGGAACTCAACTTTCTTTTCAGGATCTGACAAAACGTTCAAGCCAGACACAGAACAAAGCCAGTAGGAAGAGGCAGCATGAAGAGCCAGAAAGTTTCTTTACTTGGTTCACTGACCACTCCGATGCAGGGGCTGATGAACTAGGAGAAGTCATCAAGGATGACATCTGGCCAAACCCATTACAGTACTACTTGGTGAGCGTAGCACTGAGTTGTTGATCCGTCCCTGTAACGGCACTGTGCAAGTGAAAGCGAGTTCGATCACTGTTGTTAATGTCGCATATGTGTTTTTAAGGTTCCTGATATGGATGAcgaagaaggggagggagaggaagatgatgatgatgatgaagaggaagaaggatTGGAGGATATTGATGAAGAAGGAGATGAAGATGAGGgggaggaagatgaagatgatgatgagggagaggaaggagaggtgagTAACCTTACCCCTTCCGTCTCTGGTGTATGAGGATGGAAAGAAATTTCTAAGAGGGATTTTGTAAGAATACTGAGCCATTGCTACAAAGGTAAAATGGTTCTTTACCGTACAATCACTGACGGTGTTTGGAGGGGAGAAACAGAACTGTCACTACCTTAACTTGTGGAGTGGTTTCAGTGTAGGAATGTTTGTGTATATGACAGACAATGCAAATAAGTAGTTTTGGCAAACTTGTAAGAAGTGCTCTAGCAGAACTAGGATATTAGCATAACAAAATTCTCATTTAATTAGTGAACATTCTAGCAAGACTTGACTTTTGTTGATACATCCAGTTCTGTTATCCTCCCACTTGTTGGTTTACTTCTCTGCCTACGGCCAGCTTAGCTCAGACTCGGGAATTACAAATTTTCTTTAGTGGCAAGTGGGATTCCAGGGACAGCATTCAGGGTGTTGGTAACTTAAAGTATAGAATGTCTTTGTTTCTGGTAATTGGGTGTGGTGTGTCtgaatttcagaagcaaaaaaattacttgtattgAGGTAGGGTTGTTGAGCCCAGTACTCTGGTGCCCACTATTATGTCATCTGGAACTTAGTATctgaaagcattttgcttttgaaacaacccCTTCACTTTGTAAATGGTAAGGTTCTGTAAATGTTTGTAGTGATTCTAAGTCACAGTAGTTTTTcaaacttgatattttttttcaatgggaCATCTGATTATTAACTGATTTTTATGTAGATGGGAACTCACAGCAAGTGTTACTACTCCTTAGTGAAGAGAGAGGTCATCATAGAGCATGCCATGAGTAATGCTGTAGGGCCGTAGTCCGCAGGGTAGTGAAACAACATTCTGGTAATCGCATTTGATAGTTCGTGCTATCTGAAGTTTagtgattagatttttttaattgttgcttATCTTTCAACAGGAGGATGAAGGAGAAGATGACTAATTGAACACTGATGGATTCCAAACCccctttttacctttttaatttttctccagtCCCTGGGAGCAAGTTGCTGTCTTTTATTTCTTGTGCTCAGTCGCCTTGTTCTCTTGaggtctctttttctctcctctacgCCATGGTTCACAATTTATTTTGGGGGAAATACCTTGAGCAGAATACAGTGGAAAAGAATCTCTACCAGTTTCTGTTTCAAGTTAATTTTTATCCCTTTCTGTCTCAAAACAAAAACTGTTTATGGAATCAACACACCATGTtctgtgggaaaaaagaaaaccttctgctcccttcactCTGCTGGAAGCTGAAGAGTGCTAGGCCCCTGTGTAG of the Numenius arquata chromosome 19, bNumArq3.hap1.1, whole genome shotgun sequence genome contains:
- the SET gene encoding protein SET; translation: MSAPAAKVSKKELNSNHDGADETSEKEQQEAIEHIDEVQNEIDRLNEQASEEILKVEQKYNKLRQPFFQKRSELIAKIPNFWVTTFVNHPQVSALLGEEDEEALHYLTRVEVTEFEDIKSGYRIDFYFDENPYFENKVLSKEFHLNESGDPSSKSTEIKWKSGKDLTKRSSQTQNKASRKRQHEEPESFFTWFTDHSDAGADELGEVIKDDIWPNPLQYYLVPDMDDEEGEGEEDDDDDEEEEGLEDIDEEGDEDEGEEDEDDDEGEEGEEDEGEDD